In Microvenator marinus, one genomic interval encodes:
- the ftsY gene encoding signal recognition particle-docking protein FtsY, whose amino-acid sequence MQMIPLLANTGQGVDPIVIGVIAAILVIVAIVFFVMRSKPKPPADIEVKADAPKPKKSALDDRLEVEAPVEITDDMSLAEIKRAKAAKITGDKGKRETAVEATEKSKVDHEAQKPKEDAGEDKLEEVSAGWDAMLEEESVSETGTKLSEGLAKTRTGFIGRLSALFKGEELNENLVDEIEEVLFTADIGTSAANDILEAVQEHLNGDQKQDPATVWAFVRQYVLKKLKAREGKLDLDAHHPFVILVVGVNGVGKTTTIGKLASKYKKQGKSVLMVAGDTFRAAAVEQLGVWGERTNIPVHQGEQDSDPSSVIYAGIERGAKEGFDVIICDTAGRLHTKANLLDELRKMNRVASKVIDTAPHETILVLDANTGQNAIQQAKLFKEAVDISGIVLTKLDGTAKGGVILGICEELDSPIRFIGIGESVTDLREFKADEFVEALFM is encoded by the coding sequence ATGCAGATGATTCCTTTACTCGCAAATACTGGTCAGGGCGTTGATCCCATCGTGATTGGCGTGATTGCCGCAATCCTTGTGATTGTCGCGATCGTGTTCTTCGTGATGCGGAGCAAACCGAAGCCTCCTGCAGACATTGAGGTTAAGGCTGACGCTCCTAAGCCGAAGAAGAGCGCGCTTGATGACAGGCTCGAGGTAGAGGCGCCCGTCGAAATTACCGACGATATGTCTCTGGCAGAGATCAAACGTGCCAAGGCGGCGAAAATCACCGGGGACAAAGGAAAGCGAGAAACCGCAGTTGAGGCCACCGAAAAGTCGAAAGTGGATCACGAGGCCCAAAAGCCCAAGGAAGACGCGGGTGAAGACAAGCTTGAGGAGGTTTCAGCGGGCTGGGATGCGATGCTCGAGGAAGAGTCCGTCTCGGAAACTGGAACGAAGCTCTCCGAAGGTCTTGCAAAGACACGGACGGGGTTCATTGGCAGGCTCTCGGCTCTCTTTAAGGGCGAAGAGCTCAACGAGAATCTCGTTGATGAAATCGAGGAAGTTCTCTTCACAGCGGATATCGGAACCTCTGCGGCCAACGATATTCTGGAAGCAGTGCAAGAACACCTCAATGGGGATCAGAAACAAGATCCCGCAACAGTTTGGGCGTTCGTACGTCAATACGTGCTGAAGAAGCTCAAGGCGCGGGAAGGAAAACTCGATCTCGATGCTCATCATCCCTTCGTAATTCTGGTGGTGGGCGTCAACGGTGTTGGCAAGACAACGACCATTGGAAAGCTCGCCAGTAAGTACAAGAAGCAAGGGAAGTCAGTGCTGATGGTAGCCGGGGACACATTTCGCGCCGCTGCAGTAGAACAGCTAGGCGTGTGGGGCGAGCGTACGAATATCCCGGTTCATCAAGGTGAGCAGGACTCAGATCCGTCCTCGGTGATTTATGCCGGGATCGAGCGGGGTGCAAAAGAAGGTTTTGACGTTATCATTTGTGATACGGCGGGACGATTGCACACAAAAGCCAATCTTTTAGACGAGCTGCGCAAGATGAATCGTGTGGCCTCAAAAGTCATCGATACCGCGCCGCATGAGACGATCCTCGTGTTGGACGCGAATACCGGCCAGAACGCGATTCAACAGGCGAAGCTTTTCAAAGAAGCCGTAGACATCTCGGGAATCGTACTCACGAAGCTCGACGGCACCGCCAAAGGTGGTGTGATTCTTGGTATATGTGAAGAACTTGACTCACCCATTCGCTTTATCGGTATCGGTGAATCGGTCACCGATTTACGTGAGTTTAAGGCGGATGAGTTTGTGGAAGCACTTTTCATGTGA
- a CDS encoding outer membrane beta-barrel domain-containing protein → MTKATVSLLGCTLVSLLSIALPSVAEAQQVRAQFDDKIHVLQPKPVLQKGRFELAPRFGVSVNDDVYRSFKLGLNANYHLSETFYIGGLFDWFDFGDAIGGVTASYEAIANQTGASADSPVVQWAGGLELGYVPFMGKLSLFNSAIVYYDFAVSVGGMWINAGSVSIPSAAGKPGGTIALSGRFFTNKWIAFTVEVRDLIFMQDLEGVSGALSNVLTFAGGFSFYLPTTFEYTQEFVDSED, encoded by the coding sequence ATGACAAAGGCAACAGTTTCGCTCTTGGGGTGCACTTTAGTTTCCCTGCTGAGCATAGCCCTTCCCTCGGTCGCTGAGGCTCAGCAAGTTAGAGCCCAGTTTGACGACAAAATTCACGTACTTCAGCCGAAACCCGTGCTGCAGAAGGGCCGTTTTGAACTGGCTCCACGCTTCGGTGTTTCCGTGAACGACGATGTCTATCGTTCGTTTAAGCTGGGATTAAACGCGAATTACCATTTGTCGGAGACCTTCTACATCGGCGGATTGTTCGATTGGTTCGATTTTGGTGACGCCATAGGCGGCGTCACTGCCTCGTATGAGGCAATCGCGAACCAGACGGGCGCTTCGGCAGATTCACCCGTTGTGCAGTGGGCAGGCGGTCTGGAGTTGGGATACGTGCCTTTTATGGGCAAGCTCTCCCTCTTCAACTCAGCCATCGTCTACTACGACTTCGCAGTGAGTGTGGGAGGTATGTGGATCAACGCAGGTAGCGTCTCGATTCCAAGTGCTGCAGGAAAGCCGGGCGGGACGATCGCTCTTTCCGGCCGTTTCTTCACCAACAAGTGGATCGCATTTACGGTCGAGGTTCGAGACCTGATCTTCATGCAAGACCTCGAGGGCGTCAGTGGGGCTCTTTCGAATGTGTTGACGTTCGCAGGTGGCTTTAGTTTCTATCTGCCAACGACGTTTGAATATACCCAAGAGTTCGTGGATTCGGAGGACTGA
- a CDS encoding outer membrane beta-barrel domain-containing protein, which translates to MLIEQVSNRRILVAVISCFMAFAMVVVEPSDAFAEDAAVSQGDIVRRKLLYRSTRFEVAPTIGFTLADSFRRNMLVGANLSYHLTNEWSLGVSGGYGLLQLETDLSNNIADTLSPGRLNEVSYSYLAWQADVGIHWVPIFGKFSLFKSTSVSYDFHMGAGFLFANEDAVAAGNGEVDEALTGIKPGAALTFGVRLFLSDMLSLNIDLKNMLYSRAEISRGTATPEFTDTVLLNIGLGIFLPGDVKISK; encoded by the coding sequence ATGTTGATTGAACAAGTATCGAATCGGCGAATTTTGGTGGCGGTAATTTCATGCTTCATGGCCTTCGCCATGGTGGTTGTGGAACCCAGCGACGCCTTCGCAGAGGATGCGGCGGTGAGCCAGGGTGATATCGTCCGACGCAAACTGCTCTACCGTTCCACAAGGTTTGAAGTAGCTCCAACTATCGGGTTTACGTTGGCCGACTCATTTCGGCGCAACATGCTCGTGGGTGCAAACCTCTCGTATCACCTGACGAACGAATGGTCGCTTGGTGTCTCAGGTGGCTACGGGTTGCTCCAGCTCGAGACCGATCTCTCGAACAATATCGCAGACACACTCAGCCCGGGCCGGCTCAATGAGGTTTCATACTCGTACCTCGCCTGGCAGGCCGACGTGGGAATTCACTGGGTTCCGATCTTCGGCAAATTCAGTCTCTTCAAAAGCACCAGCGTGTCTTACGACTTCCACATGGGCGCGGGTTTCCTCTTCGCAAATGAAGATGCTGTCGCGGCTGGAAACGGAGAGGTCGATGAGGCTTTGACCGGCATCAAGCCAGGTGCTGCGTTGACATTCGGCGTACGTCTTTTCCTCTCCGACATGCTTTCCCTCAATATCGATCTCAAGAATATGCTCTATTCGCGCGCAGAGATCAGCCGAGGGACCGCCACACCTGAATTCACCGACACCGTGCTTCTGAATATCGGGCTCGGAATTTTCCTCCCCGGTGACGTCAAGATTTCCAAATAG
- a CDS encoding tetratricopeptide repeat protein — MVLIEGLKREPGRQDAIELLVLWFSVESPTRGLEADLVKMLGVQPEKDDIFSAILDNLRANGRDDIAEALVGPASRAGLTYIPMKPKKDEPLENEPAEDTHLDVSQFDVSQSDQTVDGFAHVELEEPEEVEHVEAPVEQAIPEPEREPAPKPPEPAREKATKRREIRWTKRHSFGAIFLMLVTLGVSWYWVEGRRVAEIHSLDTLIGTLDPLDFNEALGQAGTAARNHPGSKEIEERYQFLLALQGSESQYELQDGAGEWGVTHAFLKALEAKDLESAIRLSKELELKYPDSLASLWTAAMLAEFRGDEGAQDLAFDELNRLYPEFLDGWLGKLRLAVRRGDAQGVELARERIGQLVPDHPYLRLNYENQRLQTVLMGAELDDTGGLVLREGAQGSMWEFDSPPVKTSAARFFSAFGHYQRALWAAEGGERAKAQEEVALALEIETELGPARVLQGALRLRGFDAEGIQDLRLLRFVGSAHGDFLDLGFGFGAIASVGIGNPSLAHGLLKGQDGPWSKLAASHLDHELRGEALQSDANFFQATEDFRTAFQVSDTEAERLLGARTGLLPDLLLEGPRLWMRAYLKDPNVAEDLKHRMSSLGKESVFLRVWLIDSLLWLGDRGAFDHLESIEEGHGFHFHWVSAIVSRAKGEYRDADVHFSNAGVENSASLANYAMRLERLGAWDESRKMYHKSLLSDRANMEAIQGLGRTYLKLGGETAARDMERIALGYNGGDYVAQRAESLKWFGIILGVRSGDETALSKIEAAIEAVGPRADLLVEVGHYWFARSDLNQARVSFSQALQADSTNADAHYGLGRVAWETRDFQIAEDHLRKYLELQPRGEHRKWVEERLSRLK, encoded by the coding sequence ATGGTCCTCATTGAGGGCCTAAAGAGGGAGCCCGGACGTCAGGATGCCATCGAGCTTTTGGTCCTTTGGTTTAGCGTGGAATCGCCAACCAGGGGTCTTGAGGCGGACCTCGTCAAAATGCTTGGGGTCCAGCCTGAAAAGGACGATATTTTCAGCGCGATTTTGGACAATCTGCGAGCCAATGGTCGCGACGATATCGCCGAGGCTCTGGTCGGGCCTGCGAGCCGCGCGGGCTTGACCTATATTCCGATGAAACCAAAGAAAGACGAACCTCTTGAGAACGAGCCTGCAGAGGACACGCACTTAGATGTCTCGCAATTTGATGTCTCGCAATCCGACCAAACCGTGGACGGATTTGCGCACGTTGAGCTTGAAGAGCCTGAGGAAGTTGAACACGTTGAAGCTCCGGTTGAACAAGCTATTCCGGAACCTGAGCGAGAGCCAGCTCCAAAGCCTCCGGAACCTGCCCGGGAAAAGGCCACAAAGAGGAGAGAAATCCGCTGGACTAAGAGGCATAGCTTTGGAGCAATCTTCTTGATGTTGGTTACTCTAGGCGTCTCTTGGTACTGGGTTGAAGGTCGTCGAGTCGCTGAGATTCATTCCCTGGACACATTGATTGGAACGCTAGATCCCCTTGATTTCAATGAGGCTCTTGGACAGGCGGGGACGGCTGCTCGAAATCACCCGGGGTCAAAAGAGATCGAGGAACGATATCAGTTCTTACTCGCGCTCCAAGGTTCAGAAAGTCAGTACGAACTACAAGATGGTGCAGGAGAGTGGGGCGTAACGCACGCCTTCTTGAAGGCGTTGGAGGCCAAGGACCTTGAAAGTGCGATTCGGCTCTCCAAGGAGTTGGAACTCAAGTACCCAGACTCGCTTGCCTCGCTTTGGACAGCGGCCATGCTGGCCGAGTTCCGGGGTGATGAAGGTGCCCAAGACCTTGCTTTCGACGAGTTAAACCGGCTCTATCCTGAATTCTTAGATGGGTGGCTTGGGAAACTAAGACTGGCGGTCCGACGCGGGGATGCTCAAGGAGTAGAGCTTGCACGAGAGCGTATCGGACAGTTGGTTCCAGACCATCCCTACTTGCGTCTCAATTACGAGAACCAGCGTCTGCAGACCGTGTTGATGGGAGCTGAGCTAGACGACACTGGCGGACTTGTTCTCCGGGAAGGTGCACAAGGTTCGATGTGGGAGTTCGATTCGCCCCCAGTTAAAACCTCTGCCGCACGTTTCTTCTCCGCTTTTGGCCACTATCAGCGAGCCCTTTGGGCTGCGGAGGGAGGCGAGCGAGCGAAGGCCCAAGAGGAGGTTGCTCTCGCGTTGGAGATCGAGACTGAACTTGGGCCAGCCCGAGTCCTTCAAGGCGCGTTGCGATTGCGAGGTTTCGATGCAGAAGGAATTCAGGATTTGCGCCTCTTGAGGTTCGTCGGGTCAGCGCATGGTGACTTCCTTGATCTAGGGTTTGGATTTGGGGCGATTGCTTCGGTAGGCATCGGAAATCCTAGTTTGGCCCATGGTTTGCTGAAAGGCCAAGATGGTCCGTGGAGTAAACTGGCTGCAAGTCATCTTGACCACGAGCTACGCGGAGAAGCGCTTCAATCCGATGCCAATTTCTTCCAGGCTACCGAGGATTTCAGAACCGCCTTTCAGGTCTCCGATACAGAAGCTGAGCGTTTACTTGGTGCTCGAACGGGCCTCTTGCCTGACCTCTTGCTCGAAGGCCCTCGTTTGTGGATGCGGGCCTACTTAAAGGACCCAAACGTGGCGGAGGACCTCAAACACCGTATGTCCTCGTTGGGCAAGGAGAGTGTTTTCTTACGCGTTTGGCTGATCGACTCACTTCTCTGGCTTGGAGATCGAGGTGCGTTCGACCACTTGGAATCGATAGAGGAAGGCCACGGTTTTCATTTCCATTGGGTCTCCGCGATCGTTTCTCGTGCGAAGGGGGAATATCGAGACGCTGATGTTCACTTTAGCAATGCAGGAGTTGAGAACTCGGCAAGCCTCGCGAATTACGCCATGAGATTGGAGCGCCTCGGCGCATGGGATGAATCACGAAAGATGTATCACAAGTCTTTGCTATCCGACCGAGCCAACATGGAAGCCATTCAGGGCCTTGGAAGGACGTATCTCAAACTCGGGGGAGAAACCGCGGCCCGTGACATGGAGCGGATTGCGCTCGGCTACAACGGCGGAGACTACGTGGCGCAACGTGCGGAGAGTTTGAAGTGGTTCGGGATCATCCTGGGAGTTCGCTCAGGGGATGAGACCGCTCTTTCAAAGATTGAAGCTGCGATAGAGGCCGTGGGACCGAGAGCCGATCTCTTGGTGGAGGTCGGGCATTATTGGTTCGCGCGTTCAGACCTCAATCAGGCCAGAGTATCCTTTTCGCAGGCACTACAAGCCGATTCCACAAACGCCGACGCGCATTATGGCTTGGGCCGCGTCGCATGGGAGACCCGTGATTTTCAGATCGCTGAGGATCATCTCAGGAAGTATCTTGAACTTCAGCCCCGTGGTGAACATCGAAAATGGGTAGAGGAACGACTCTCCAGGCTGAAATGA
- a CDS encoding carboxypeptidase-like regulatory domain-containing protein — protein MNQKPTKIRALHANVAMFFMGLALWTGAAHALELRVKGKANLEVSAVAAGTLAQVSGTLSDETGRAIGYRSVVVRIIGPQGRNITQEVSTKETGQFIFQDELPPGEYRVVVERANDIHFEGDVRDVSMTLEPVAFELDAIAPEHVFGRESPVLVYANARAAGVPVTLGPQVYLNGVWLGQIDMDTSGRGSFNVNDYLKEGINTLELVLPPSNYRDEVRASAQIRFTEKAQISADMQVRISGLSRGMSISGKVESLGDPLANLRVQGSFVPVLEGHDDLRESITESTRTDDEGNFEVFVPSLRLGNGVWEGRVRVIPNVGKTETVDVTPVLIEPSRARKVTGWFGVVAIVIGLLFIFQQGLLRLRERWKAWRNAQAKQKRDRQALEKEEVLVPVFLEEVTEAGARDDLGGVVWDVWQNQPAKGCQVRLVRGERHSEPLEVDSRGRFRFVDVEPGEWEMEVRGRGFVTGKMRVKVPHQGRWAAMRVDMVAVPLKIRRLYQTTLEGVFGDDPWGQLSPDEIDKELRQLLEVVEPRERESLEALARESENLSHILDALASLVEESYFSGKIYDEGVWLNARDLVVNLRRRAGVEVHE, from the coding sequence ATGAATCAGAAGCCCACAAAAATCCGCGCACTTCATGCAAACGTGGCCATGTTTTTCATGGGCCTTGCATTGTGGACCGGCGCTGCCCACGCCCTGGAGCTGAGGGTTAAGGGCAAAGCCAATCTGGAGGTTAGTGCGGTTGCTGCGGGGACGCTCGCTCAGGTAAGTGGTACCCTTAGCGACGAGACGGGTCGGGCGATTGGATACCGCAGCGTGGTCGTCCGCATTATCGGACCTCAAGGCAGGAACATCACTCAAGAGGTCTCAACCAAAGAGACAGGGCAGTTCATTTTCCAAGACGAATTGCCGCCCGGCGAGTATCGAGTCGTCGTAGAGCGCGCGAACGATATCCATTTTGAAGGGGACGTTCGGGATGTGTCGATGACACTTGAACCCGTGGCATTTGAGCTTGATGCAATAGCTCCAGAACACGTCTTTGGGCGAGAAAGTCCAGTCTTGGTTTATGCGAATGCTCGCGCAGCAGGTGTGCCCGTGACTCTTGGGCCTCAGGTGTACCTGAACGGTGTCTGGTTGGGGCAGATCGACATGGATACATCCGGGCGCGGAAGCTTCAACGTCAACGACTACCTCAAAGAGGGCATCAACACGTTAGAGCTTGTGCTCCCGCCCTCCAACTATCGCGACGAGGTCCGCGCGAGCGCCCAGATTCGTTTCACGGAAAAGGCCCAGATAAGCGCGGATATGCAAGTTCGGATTTCTGGTCTCTCACGCGGAATGAGTATCAGCGGGAAGGTCGAGTCCCTGGGCGATCCACTTGCGAATCTGCGGGTCCAAGGCTCTTTTGTGCCGGTATTGGAAGGACACGACGACCTTCGAGAATCCATTACCGAATCCACTCGGACCGACGACGAAGGAAACTTCGAGGTCTTTGTTCCGAGCCTGAGATTGGGGAACGGGGTTTGGGAAGGGCGTGTGCGAGTTATTCCGAATGTTGGAAAGACTGAAACCGTGGACGTGACCCCCGTTCTCATCGAACCGTCTAGAGCGCGGAAGGTGACGGGTTGGTTCGGGGTAGTTGCTATCGTGATTGGACTGCTCTTTATCTTTCAACAGGGCCTCCTGAGGCTTAGAGAGCGCTGGAAAGCCTGGCGCAATGCTCAGGCGAAGCAGAAGCGCGATCGACAAGCCCTGGAAAAAGAGGAAGTTCTCGTGCCCGTTTTCCTGGAAGAGGTGACCGAGGCTGGGGCGCGTGATGACCTGGGCGGGGTGGTTTGGGACGTGTGGCAAAATCAGCCCGCAAAGGGGTGTCAGGTTCGGCTGGTCAGAGGTGAGCGCCATTCAGAGCCGCTAGAAGTCGACTCACGAGGGAGATTTCGCTTCGTCGATGTGGAGCCCGGTGAGTGGGAGATGGAGGTTCGTGGGCGAGGCTTTGTGACCGGAAAGATGCGCGTGAAAGTCCCACATCAAGGGCGTTGGGCCGCGATGAGAGTGGATATGGTGGCGGTTCCGTTGAAAATTCGAAGGCTCTACCAGACAACGCTTGAAGGGGTGTTTGGAGACGACCCGTGGGGGCAGCTCAGCCCCGACGAGATCGACAAGGAGCTGCGTCAACTTCTTGAAGTTGTGGAGCCCCGAGAGCGTGAGTCGCTCGAGGCGTTGGCTCGCGAATCTGAAAACCTTTCTCATATCCTCGATGCACTGGCATCACTGGTGGAAGAGAGCTACTTCTCAGGAAAAATCTATGACGAAGGGGTTTGGCTAAATGCCCGAGATTTGGTGGTGAACCTGCGTCGTCGAGCAGGGGTTGAGGTTCACGAATGA
- a CDS encoding DUF4350 domain-containing protein: MRILAVLLFILGVALPSSAQDLADYDPLSDEWHGLRDFVGAAETLGIQVEITSTLDLASLDENSRLVVVYPQAPMNGQELGQWLSDGGRMLLFDDFGTSEQLLERLEITRVVPSKGNFPHGEFADGRFAFPVFSPLGRHPLLEGVGRVVANHPAVLTNPGGAVIGYEAGGALVYDMNLGSGKAIVVADSSLVINQMLESADNLIFARNALSYVCDSAPNCVVTLLTGEFEVSGTYRGEPTIGAEDVGDTISALNEAIEQAMRTILGELLFYMSILLVIGIGAYLLTILPMRPTRAYSAYVSDFFAKIPNPQSEFDWNISRFGRGARAANHALPMSILKETFEELFLKEMGYWGSKATERPGIENIADAFTQRYLERFPEPKKKALRSATLELLALMATIPPRNRVFLDSDAHFTQADLLKAHRRVRETLTLMGIDNEYIRRASGDF; the protein is encoded by the coding sequence ATGAGAATACTCGCCGTGCTTCTCTTCATTTTGGGCGTTGCGTTGCCCTCGTCGGCTCAGGATTTGGCCGATTACGACCCTCTTAGTGACGAGTGGCACGGTCTTCGAGACTTTGTGGGCGCGGCTGAGACGCTCGGGATTCAGGTTGAAATTACTTCAACGTTGGACCTGGCGTCGCTCGATGAGAACTCAAGATTGGTCGTCGTCTATCCGCAAGCTCCGATGAACGGTCAAGAGCTTGGCCAGTGGCTTTCCGACGGCGGGCGAATGCTCCTTTTTGATGATTTTGGAACGAGCGAACAACTCTTAGAAAGGCTTGAGATCACGCGCGTTGTGCCGTCTAAAGGGAACTTTCCACACGGAGAGTTTGCCGACGGGCGCTTTGCATTTCCCGTTTTCTCGCCTCTTGGACGCCACCCCCTTCTCGAAGGGGTAGGGCGTGTGGTGGCTAATCACCCGGCGGTCCTGACAAACCCTGGAGGCGCAGTAATCGGATACGAGGCGGGCGGCGCGCTGGTCTACGACATGAACCTCGGCTCCGGAAAGGCTATCGTGGTGGCGGATTCGAGCCTCGTGATTAATCAGATGCTCGAGAGTGCGGATAATCTGATTTTCGCGCGGAACGCGCTGTCCTATGTGTGTGATAGCGCCCCGAATTGCGTGGTTACGCTCTTGACGGGCGAGTTCGAGGTCAGCGGCACGTATCGCGGGGAACCGACCATTGGAGCCGAAGATGTCGGCGACACAATCAGCGCTCTGAATGAAGCCATCGAACAAGCCATGCGCACGATTCTTGGCGAGCTGCTCTTTTACATGTCCATTCTTCTCGTGATCGGCATAGGGGCTTACCTCCTGACGATCCTACCGATGCGGCCCACGAGGGCGTATAGTGCGTATGTGAGTGATTTTTTCGCAAAGATTCCAAATCCTCAGAGTGAGTTTGACTGGAATATTTCAAGGTTTGGTCGAGGTGCTCGTGCCGCGAATCACGCTCTACCCATGTCGATCCTGAAGGAGACCTTCGAAGAGCTCTTTCTCAAAGAGATGGGGTATTGGGGAAGCAAAGCAACTGAGCGCCCAGGAATTGAAAACATCGCTGATGCGTTCACCCAACGTTATTTGGAGCGGTTTCCAGAACCCAAGAAGAAGGCGCTGCGTTCGGCTACACTTGAGCTTCTGGCGCTAATGGCGACGATTCCGCCTCGAAATCGAGTGTTTTTGGATAGTGATGCGCATTTTACTCAAGCTGATTTGTTGAAAGCGCACAGAAGAGTTCGTGAAACTTTGACCTTAATGGGAATAGATAATGAGTACATTAGACGTGCCTCCGGTGATTTCTGA
- a CDS encoding AAA family ATPase produces MSTLDVPPVISDPLEARMAPYREPIHKVLSEVSRIYIGPATVVEGLLITLFAAGHALLEGVPGVAKTTLVRTFSQTIDSEFKRIQFTPDMLPSDITGVYIPNLQTQEFTLRKGPIFANVILGDEINRAPAKTQSALLEAMQEYQVTIEGVTHVLPRPFLVLATQNPIEQEGVYELPEAQLDRFLMKLHIDYPSADQELKVLKTHQRAHEAVPKVLSGADILEIRKIVEDVHVSDELAQYIVRIVRFTREHPQTALGASPRAALALLRASKARAIVNERTFVLPDDVKALVRKVLAHRIIMQPEAELSGVSGEDVVKQALDRVKYSESA; encoded by the coding sequence ATGAGTACATTAGACGTGCCTCCGGTGATTTCTGATCCTCTCGAAGCGCGCATGGCGCCTTATAGAGAGCCAATCCATAAGGTCTTGTCCGAGGTGTCCCGTATCTATATCGGGCCCGCCACCGTGGTAGAGGGGCTCCTAATCACGCTCTTTGCGGCCGGTCATGCCCTTTTGGAAGGGGTGCCAGGCGTTGCAAAAACTACTCTTGTAAGGACGTTTTCGCAAACCATCGATTCGGAGTTCAAACGCATTCAGTTTACGCCGGACATGCTGCCTTCGGACATCACTGGGGTCTACATTCCCAACCTGCAGACGCAGGAGTTTACGCTGAGAAAGGGGCCGATTTTCGCCAACGTGATCCTGGGCGATGAAATCAACCGCGCGCCCGCCAAAACTCAATCGGCGCTCCTCGAAGCCATGCAGGAATATCAGGTCACAATCGAAGGTGTGACCCACGTTCTACCTCGACCATTTTTGGTACTCGCCACGCAAAACCCTATCGAGCAAGAGGGGGTCTACGAGCTTCCAGAAGCCCAGCTCGACCGATTCTTGATGAAGCTCCATATCGACTACCCAAGCGCCGATCAGGAACTCAAAGTCCTGAAGACCCATCAGCGTGCGCACGAAGCGGTGCCCAAGGTGTTGAGTGGCGCGGATATTCTGGAGATTAGGAAGATCGTAGAGGACGTTCATGTATCGGATGAGCTCGCGCAGTATATCGTGCGTATCGTGCGATTCACGCGCGAGCACCCGCAAACGGCGCTCGGAGCTTCTCCAAGGGCGGCGCTCGCGCTCCTGCGTGCTTCGAAAGCTCGGGCGATTGTCAACGAGCGGACCTTTGTCTTACCCGATGACGTCAAGGCGTTAGTGAGAAAGGTTCTCGCGCATCGCATCATCATGCAGCCTGAAGCCGAGCTCTCGGGCGTCAGCGGTGAAGACGTGGTCAAACAGGCTTTGGATAGAGTGAAGTACTCGGAGTCAGCTTGA